In Nocardia yunnanensis, one DNA window encodes the following:
- a CDS encoding DUF7373 family lipoprotein: MRFRLKRAAAAAVGLVVLAGVAACGGSGDTPDYGPYSGKPSTPDFDQRPSKARGILAESLRLGERIMYATDIDPDIRMGRGGGVFANYLGLDDSVISGPEVRAAKSHDPLAAFGALAANQSYADYTAGKPQKFLAMSLIEFPDDAAASAAAADMDRADFTANADNAPVAVDAFPSAISHWRPGIPTLGSVMAYKSLVIRVYVEALDPDLGKLVDMVTRSYRRQIDLLANYTPTSPVDLPKLQLDPDKLLSRTVLTEDPTPAAMKFAVWGTHAFSALLGKPAEDAKTNADRGLTAVAISFNKRLYKLRDSTAAKSYAKFLDEDPSGPAYAPINGVSGLSDVSCRQRSKPGTDSVEARRFRCIITRGEYVAMVYSNTDTDVRQLAGAQYSVMGATA, from the coding sequence ATGCGGTTCAGGCTGAAGAGAGCCGCCGCGGCAGCGGTCGGGCTCGTTGTGCTGGCCGGGGTTGCGGCCTGTGGTGGCAGTGGAGATACACCGGATTACGGACCCTATTCTGGCAAGCCGAGTACACCGGATTTCGATCAGAGGCCCAGCAAAGCCCGGGGCATTCTCGCTGAATCCTTACGACTGGGCGAACGCATCATGTATGCGACGGACATAGATCCGGATATCAGGATGGGACGGGGCGGAGGCGTTTTCGCCAACTATCTCGGCCTCGACGATTCGGTGATCTCCGGACCGGAGGTGCGCGCTGCCAAGAGTCACGACCCGCTCGCAGCCTTCGGGGCGTTGGCGGCGAACCAGTCCTACGCGGACTATACGGCCGGTAAGCCACAGAAGTTCCTGGCGATGTCGCTGATCGAGTTTCCCGACGACGCGGCGGCGAGTGCGGCGGCAGCCGACATGGATCGGGCCGACTTCACGGCGAACGCCGACAACGCGCCCGTGGCTGTCGATGCCTTCCCGTCCGCCATCAGCCATTGGCGTCCAGGCATTCCCACACTTGGGAGCGTCATGGCCTACAAGTCGCTGGTTATCCGGGTGTATGTCGAGGCGCTGGACCCTGACCTCGGAAAACTGGTCGACATGGTTACCCGGTCGTACCGGCGGCAGATCGATCTGCTCGCGAACTACACACCAACATCGCCGGTGGATCTGCCCAAGCTGCAACTGGATCCGGACAAACTGCTGTCCCGGACGGTGCTGACCGAGGACCCCACGCCGGCCGCCATGAAGTTCGCAGTCTGGGGAACACACGCCTTTTCCGCGCTTTTGGGCAAACCGGCGGAGGACGCCAAGACCAACGCCGATCGCGGCCTCACTGCGGTGGCTATCTCCTTCAACAAGCGGCTGTACAAGCTGCGCGATTCCACCGCGGCCAAGAGCTACGCGAAGTTTCTCGACGAGGATCCCTCCGGCCCAGCATACGCTCCGATCAACGGCGTATCCGGACTGTCCGATGTCAGCTGCCGTCAGCGCTCCAAGCCTGGGACGGATTCGGTGGAAGCCAGACGTTTTCGCTGCATAATCACGCGTGGTGAGTACGTGGCGATGGTGTACAGCAATACCGATACCGATGTGCGGCAACTGGCAGGTGCGCAGTATTCGGTCATGGGGGCTACGGCATGA
- a CDS encoding serine/threonine-protein kinase: MKALTPQDPKWLGRNRTIAVIGRGGMGRVLLGRTPTGRLVAIKQIHPHLAGDPQFRDRFAREVDACRQLTGAYTASVIDSDTESDNPWLATEYINGPDLKTVIDECGPLSLGGLRLLATGLASALLEIHRAGLLHRDLKPGNVLLTGEGPRIIDFGIARALDSEALTATGTVLGSPAYMSPEQAEGRPLTAAADVYSVGAILAMAATGSSPFPGVSTPQVLYSVIHSAPKTEGVPLALRELVDACLSKDPARRPTAEQLLDGASRIQPEPVWPAAVTTRIDAHRADSDWWVQTSERESRLEEEVEQAKSNRRRMLKRVAAAAATLVVLGAGMFGVHEMSLQDGHSQPMTDPSLTVTTMELQQLDTCKVLDLVTPKLGTRNKAPSVGYSGCSVWVTDEDNHSISVELENFTSADEVEQNTEPTGQTAGWVPILKSRYGGGCDRSVLTQSGGHSALKVSTYAPQGPANCSMADKAITAVVQQLTVYVPQLKLAQNSILRVDPCSLLDPTLAGGLAGDPARRGRGAGDCFYEGSTGTVEVTLQDVSRVDNDNKRYQAVQIGQTTAYIEKLWLNASNGNCEVVYQPRLTTGDNAEIVRTRISDWGTADTGACDQAKKLMADVLPRLPK, from the coding sequence ATGAAGGCGTTGACACCGCAGGACCCGAAGTGGCTGGGGCGCAATCGCACCATTGCGGTCATCGGTAGGGGCGGCATGGGTCGAGTACTGCTGGGCCGCACTCCGACCGGACGATTGGTGGCGATCAAGCAGATTCACCCGCACCTGGCCGGAGATCCACAATTCCGAGACCGTTTCGCTCGCGAAGTGGACGCATGTCGGCAGCTCACCGGTGCCTACACAGCCTCGGTGATCGACAGCGACACGGAGTCCGACAATCCTTGGCTGGCCACCGAGTACATCAATGGACCCGATCTCAAGACGGTCATCGACGAGTGCGGGCCATTGAGCCTCGGTGGGCTGCGGCTGCTCGCCACCGGGTTGGCGTCGGCACTGCTGGAGATCCACCGTGCCGGGCTATTGCATCGAGATCTCAAGCCGGGCAATGTTCTTCTGACAGGTGAAGGCCCCCGGATCATCGACTTCGGTATTGCCCGTGCACTCGACAGCGAAGCGCTGACAGCTACCGGAACAGTCCTGGGCTCTCCGGCATACATGTCGCCCGAGCAGGCCGAGGGGCGACCTCTCACGGCTGCCGCGGATGTGTATTCGGTCGGTGCGATTCTGGCCATGGCGGCGACTGGTTCCAGTCCGTTCCCGGGAGTTTCGACACCGCAGGTTCTCTACAGCGTTATTCATTCCGCGCCCAAAACCGAGGGGGTGCCGCTAGCGCTGCGGGAGCTGGTGGACGCTTGTTTGTCGAAGGATCCGGCGCGGAGGCCGACAGCGGAACAACTACTGGATGGGGCGAGCCGGATTCAGCCCGAGCCTGTGTGGCCCGCTGCCGTGACGACCCGGATTGACGCGCACCGTGCCGATTCCGACTGGTGGGTCCAGACCTCCGAAAGGGAGTCGAGGCTCGAGGAGGAGGTGGAACAGGCCAAGTCCAATCGACGCAGAATGCTGAAACGGGTCGCGGCGGCCGCGGCGACCCTTGTGGTGCTCGGAGCGGGAATGTTCGGTGTTCACGAAATGTCCCTGCAGGACGGGCATTCACAGCCGATGACCGATCCCTCGTTGACGGTCACAACCATGGAGCTACAGCAACTCGACACCTGCAAGGTGCTCGATCTTGTGACCCCAAAGCTCGGAACGCGGAACAAGGCTCCGAGCGTGGGATACAGCGGCTGCTCGGTTTGGGTGACAGACGAGGATAATCACTCGATCAGTGTGGAACTTGAAAACTTCACCTCGGCAGACGAAGTGGAGCAGAACACTGAGCCCACCGGACAGACTGCGGGCTGGGTACCGATTCTCAAGAGCAGGTACGGGGGCGGATGTGACCGCTCTGTCCTCACGCAGAGCGGTGGCCACAGCGCCCTGAAGGTCTCCACCTACGCACCCCAGGGCCCTGCCAACTGCTCGATGGCAGACAAAGCGATCACGGCCGTCGTGCAGCAGCTCACCGTCTATGTGCCGCAGCTGAAGCTTGCGCAGAACTCGATTCTGCGTGTCGACCCGTGCTCATTGCTGGACCCGACGCTCGCGGGCGGCCTCGCGGGTGATCCCGCCCGGCGCGGGCGCGGAGCGGGGGACTGCTTCTACGAAGGCAGCACCGGAACAGTCGAAGTCACACTGCAGGATGTCAGCCGCGTCGACAACGACAACAAGCGATACCAGGCTGTTCAGATCGGCCAAACCACGGCCTATATCGAGAAGCTCTGGTTGAACGCCTCGAATGGCAACTGTGAAGTGGTCTACCAGCCCCGCCTGACTACCGGCGACAATGCCGAAATCGTCAGGACCCGGATCAGTGACTGGGGAACGGCCGACACAGGTGCGTGCGACCAGGCCAAGAAGCTAATGGCCGATGTGCTCCCGAGGCTGCCGAAGTAA
- a CDS encoding serine/threonine-protein kinase → MTVKPLDPAESRVIGRYRVLGLLGSGGMGRVLLGIGPDGRFVAIKQIHQHLLGEHEYRARFRREVSASTRVSGAFTAPVVDFDVDSGNPWLASLFVVGLPLDKVVSEYGPLPVSAVKALAAGLAVALQDIHRLGLVHRDLKPANVMLTAEGPRVIDFGIAQLHENPSGLTETGSALGSPAYMSPEQASAEPITPASDVFSLGALLAMAATGQSPFAAPSMAYTLFNIVHTEPDLGQMAPELRYLIAPLLAKKPELRPTPSQLLDQIGWLPDGAAPWPAPVHAEIQRQFAALTALTANPDATVIVSGTGYQTAAIGTGFGLADVPGSDKAKSRRRTARRVGLAALAVLLLVAGAITWIRLSDKPAGPSAADSMLTKLRNADACLWLQQSMRSSVPPDSGWPSDVSTWTTDTYLGWECAASTAGQSLQVKPGATTDVLQGTGRSIDGVPILSYGGDGSFDCERGVDLSGSNQKWGIVVSMYKSANCDLAEKVLTRLVATRNAPPQRSDAVSLGRIDPCGLVSDKRLNDTVGPVAAKPTDVSAHTCHWHGTSEVKLQLNFEKANEVSTNAPIDLGNGITAIPHNHVVNTICALEYPYRSVGDKVELVSLELQSGGDGDDALYQTICTATKSIMQEIVGNLPRK, encoded by the coding sequence ATGACGGTCAAGCCACTCGATCCCGCCGAGTCCCGAGTCATCGGCCGCTATCGAGTTCTGGGACTGCTGGGTTCGGGCGGAATGGGCCGGGTATTGCTCGGCATCGGGCCCGACGGGCGCTTCGTAGCAATCAAGCAGATTCATCAGCACCTGCTGGGTGAGCACGAATATCGGGCACGGTTCCGTCGTGAGGTCAGCGCGAGTACTCGGGTGTCGGGCGCGTTCACCGCTCCGGTGGTCGACTTCGATGTCGACAGTGGAAATCCCTGGCTGGCTTCGTTATTCGTGGTCGGACTGCCGCTGGACAAGGTGGTGTCCGAGTACGGGCCGCTGCCAGTATCTGCAGTCAAGGCGCTGGCCGCCGGTTTGGCGGTGGCGCTGCAGGACATTCACCGGCTGGGCCTTGTGCATCGAGACCTCAAGCCTGCCAATGTAATGCTCACGGCCGAGGGCCCGCGAGTGATCGACTTCGGAATCGCGCAACTGCACGAGAACCCAAGTGGGTTGACCGAAACCGGTTCCGCTCTTGGTTCTCCCGCCTATATGTCACCGGAACAGGCGTCGGCGGAGCCGATCACACCAGCCAGCGATGTTTTCTCTCTGGGTGCGCTACTGGCCATGGCGGCGACAGGGCAGAGCCCCTTCGCCGCCCCTTCCATGGCGTACACGCTGTTCAATATCGTGCACACGGAACCGGATCTGGGTCAGATGGCGCCGGAGCTGCGCTATCTGATTGCCCCCCTACTGGCCAAGAAGCCAGAGCTTCGCCCTACTCCGTCGCAGCTGCTGGACCAGATCGGATGGTTGCCGGATGGTGCCGCACCCTGGCCGGCGCCGGTTCATGCTGAAATCCAAAGGCAGTTCGCCGCACTCACCGCTCTGACTGCGAATCCCGACGCGACCGTCATTGTCTCGGGCACCGGATACCAAACCGCCGCCATCGGCACAGGATTCGGCCTAGCCGATGTACCAGGTTCGGATAAGGCCAAGTCACGACGACGTACAGCTCGGCGCGTGGGTTTGGCCGCGCTCGCGGTGCTGCTTTTGGTCGCGGGTGCGATCACCTGGATACGACTGTCGGACAAGCCAGCCGGACCGTCGGCCGCGGACTCGATGCTCACCAAATTGCGCAATGCCGACGCCTGTTTATGGCTCCAGCAGTCCATGCGGAGCTCAGTCCCGCCGGATTCGGGTTGGCCCAGCGATGTTTCAACGTGGACAACCGACACCTATCTCGGTTGGGAGTGCGCGGCGAGTACGGCAGGCCAGAGCCTGCAGGTCAAACCCGGAGCAACGACGGATGTGCTCCAAGGGACCGGGCGCAGCATCGACGGCGTACCTATTCTGAGCTACGGCGGCGACGGCAGCTTCGACTGCGAACGGGGCGTCGATCTTTCCGGCTCGAACCAGAAGTGGGGCATTGTCGTCTCTATGTACAAATCGGCCAACTGCGATCTTGCTGAGAAGGTTCTGACACGGCTGGTCGCGACCCGCAACGCGCCGCCGCAGCGGTCCGATGCCGTATCGCTGGGCCGAATTGATCCGTGCGGGTTGGTTTCCGACAAGCGGTTGAACGATACGGTGGGTCCGGTCGCGGCCAAGCCTACGGATGTCTCCGCGCATACTTGCCACTGGCACGGAACGTCCGAGGTGAAGCTTCAGCTGAACTTCGAGAAAGCGAATGAGGTCAGCACGAACGCGCCGATCGATCTCGGCAATGGCATCACAGCGATCCCGCACAACCATGTCGTGAACACCATCTGCGCGCTCGAATATCCCTACCGCTCTGTCGGCGACAAGGTCGAACTTGTCAGCCTGGAACTGCAAAGCGGAGGCGATGGCGACGACGCGCTCTACCAGACGATCTGCACCGCAACGAAATCCATCATGCAGGAGATCGTCGGTAACCTGCCGCGAAAGTGA
- a CDS encoding DUF397 domain-containing protein, with the protein MSKPPVRQWYKSRRSEASNACVEVCHDHGGVGVRDSKDPGGPELFFEGSQWDAFLRSRIWQP; encoded by the coding sequence GTGAGCAAACCACCTGTCCGACAGTGGTACAAGTCCAGGCGAAGCGAAGCCTCGAACGCGTGCGTAGAGGTCTGCCACGATCATGGTGGGGTCGGCGTGCGTGACTCGAAGGACCCTGGTGGTCCAGAGCTGTTCTTCGAAGGCTCGCAATGGGATGCGTTCCTACGCAGTCGGATATGGCAACCCTGA
- a CDS encoding DUF5753 domain-containing protein, whose translation MTIVRLEEGLLTKITTMQLKCLLDFYGADESSRTEALNMWSEVREQTKAAKLQGNSKGFWQPYTDQLRANFPHYLRLEATADHITTHQLVMVHGLLQTADYRRAIAKLDAPHLSIVNTERRIELMERRQTRLDDPNFSMEVLLSEAVLRHRPASSDVMAGQMRWLAEMSERDNLSIRVVPFDVGPHRGLAIQSFTLLEFTRLEGHLAEPPVVYLEGAIGALYHEQADVIERYREAIIAVRTVALSEDDTRSMVLRVAKEYAA comes from the coding sequence ATGACCATCGTTCGGCTGGAAGAAGGCCTGCTGACGAAGATCACCACGATGCAGTTGAAATGTCTGCTCGACTTCTATGGAGCGGACGAGAGCAGCCGGACAGAGGCGCTCAATATGTGGTCAGAAGTCAGGGAACAGACGAAAGCCGCTAAACTTCAAGGCAATTCGAAGGGATTTTGGCAGCCGTACACCGACCAACTGCGTGCGAATTTCCCGCACTATCTGCGGTTGGAAGCCACCGCCGATCACATCACCACGCACCAGTTGGTTATGGTGCACGGCCTCTTGCAGACCGCGGACTACCGTCGCGCTATCGCCAAGCTGGATGCGCCGCATCTCTCCATTGTCAACACCGAGCGTCGGATCGAGCTGATGGAACGCAGGCAAACCCGATTGGACGACCCCAACTTCAGCATGGAAGTCCTTCTGTCCGAAGCGGTCTTGCGACATCGTCCCGCCTCGTCGGACGTAATGGCCGGGCAGATGCGTTGGCTTGCCGAGATGAGTGAACGGGACAACCTCAGTATCCGCGTTGTTCCGTTCGATGTCGGTCCACACCGCGGCCTTGCGATTCAGTCGTTCACGCTGCTCGAATTCACCCGTCTGGAGGGGCACCTGGCCGAGCCACCGGTTGTCTACCTCGAAGGCGCGATCGGCGCGCTGTATCACGAGCAAGCCGACGTGATCGAACGTTATCGCGAGGCGATCATCGCTGTGCGGACGGTAGCGTTGAGTGAAGACGACACCAGATCCATGGTGCTCAGGGTGGCGAAGGAGTATGCGGCGTGA